The following coding sequences are from one Dermacentor silvarum isolate Dsil-2018 chromosome 4, BIME_Dsil_1.4, whole genome shotgun sequence window:
- the LOC125944721 gene encoding translation initiation factor IF-2-like, with product MEVTPRASVLLLSMVNRARTDAEVSDPGSSVDDLQQHGATGPSQRTSRRSAACEWTEGETKLMLDYYEQYFPQVGPMKKFRNKKKMFGRIAESLNKTMGITRTGEQCCSRFKTVIRRKTSATTQNKKSGNSPSDVPYDEELAKIAALDDSVEPEELRDGYGVVSRRDTGSVSSKKGSYSSSEEAEETPEFEESQSSQSTQSSSSTGQTNTAERQKTRSPRVSTSRLQDMKFFLEEMKELHAQKEAQRAARHEERKKQKEESREEKARQHKEKMAMLSRLLGITATSERENK from the exons ATGGAAGTCACACCGCGTGCAAGTGTCCTCCTCTTGTCGATGGTGAACCGGGCACGTACCGACGCGGAAG TCTCAGATCCTGGAAGCAGTGTGGACGATCTACAGCAGCATGGAGCCACGGGACCAAGCCAGAGGACCAGCCGCCGCA GTGCAGCTTGCGAATGGACGGAGGGCGAAACGAAATTGATGCTTGATTATTATGAGCAATATTTCCCCCAGGTGGGACCCATGAAgaaatttagaaataaaaagaaaatgtttgGCCGCATCGCGGAAAGCCTCAATAAAACAATGGGCATAACGAGGACCGGAGAACAATGCTGCAGTCGCTTTAAGACTGTAATTAGGCGCAAAACGTCTGCAACTACCCAAAATAAGAAGTCGGGAAATTCACCCAGCGATGTGCCATACGACGAGGAGCTGGCCAAGATAGCTGCTCTAGACGACAGCGTTGAACCAGAGGAGTTGCGAGATGGCTACGGCGTTGTGTCTAGAAGAGATACTGGGAGTGTGTCCAGCAAAAAAGGTAGTTATAGTTCGTCAGAGGAGGCGGAGGAGACGCCGGAATTTGAAGAATCTCAAAGCTCGCAGAGTACTCAGAGTAGTTCATCGACAGGGCAGACAAACACCGCTGAAAGACAAAAAACCAGGTCCCCGCGTGTTTCCACATCAAGACTGCAAGATATGAAATTTTTTCTTGAAGAAATGAAGGAGCTGCATGCGCAGAAGGAAGCACAGAGAGCAGCACGAcacgaggaaagaaaaaagcagaaagaagaaAGCCGGGAAGAGAAGGCGAGACAGCACAAGGAGAAAATGGCAATGCTGAGCCGTCTCCTTGGAATAACTGCGACGAgtgaaagagaaaataaataa